A window of Halobacillus naozhouensis genomic DNA:
TGAAAGGCAGAACTGCTATTATCATTGCTCACCGACTGTCAACGATCAGGGAAGCTGATACGATTTATGTACTCGAGCACGGCAAGATCCTCGAACATGGATCCCATGATCAGCTGATGGATCAAAAGGGCGAGTACTTTGAATTAGTGAAAGCACAGTTTCAAATGCTTGATGCTATCTGATTTGCTTAAGAAAACCACCTGAATAACATGGAAAACCCATCAATGCCAATTAGCGTTGATGGGTTTTTTGTGCTAGTCTCATAAATCTTCACCATTTAGGATTGTAAGATCCACAGTAGGGTAATGTATAGAAGAGTACGCCTACATAATATGCGCGAGTCCTGTCATAGTTTTAGTGGAATAGAAAGTTTGTGAAGTTCGTCACAAAATCTTCATCAATCGTGCACACTGGAACCGTTTACACGATTTATACTTAAAGAAAGAATCACATCTTATTCATTTGTAAGGGGGAAAATCACGTATGTTCTTTGAAGACAGCGTCCTGATGAGCCGATTGCTTACCTTCTTAACCCTCGGATTTCATGTCATCTTTGCAACTGTTGGTGTCGGAATTCCGATTATGATTTCGATCGCCGAGTGGATCGGCATTAAGAAGAAGGATCCACATTATACCTTATTAGCGAGAAGGTGGACGAGGGGGCTGACCATTACAGTTGCTGTTGGGGTTGTAACCGGAACAGCGATTGGTTTACAGCTTTCTTTATTATGGCCAAGCTTTATGAAAGTAGCAGGAAATGTGATCAGCCTTCCATTATTTATGGAGGTCTTTGCCTTTTTCTTCGAAGCTATTTTCCTGGGAGCTTACTTATATACGTGGGATCGTTTTAAAAATCCGATTTATCACTGGCTGCTGTCGATTCCGGTAGTTATCGGATCTACTTTATCAGCCTTCTTCATTACAACGGTAAATGCCTTTATGAACGCCCCACAGGGGTTCGAAACTGAAGGAGATAAGCTGGTCGCGGTAGACCCGTTTGCGGCGATGTTCAACCCGGCTACACCGACAAAAGTAGCTCACGTGGTTAGCTCGTCTTATTTAACATCGGCAGCTATTTTAGCTACGATAGCCGCGTTTATTATGTTAGTTCGTAAGAGTAGCATTTATCATAAAAAAGCTTTAAAGCTAACCGTAGCTGCTACATTTATTTTCGCTGTAGCTACAGCCGTGGCCGGGGATTCTTCAGCTAAATACCTTGCCGAATACCAGCCCGAAAAACTAGCCGCCGGCGAATGGCACTTTGAGACAGAGAAGAACGCGGATCTTATTGTATTTGGTACGTTAAACGAAAATAATGAAGTAGAAAATGCCATACGGATTCCCGGGGCCTTGAGCTTTCTGGCTCATGGAGACTTTAATGCTCCCGTGGAGGGCTTGAATGAAACACCTGAAGATGAACGGCCGCCGCTTTGGATTCACTACATGTTTGATTTTATGGTGATGATCGGTTTCTATTTAGTCGGCATCTCGTTCCTTTTCTTAGTTTTCTGGAAAATGAAACGCTGGAATGAGTTTAATAGATGGTTGTTAACAGGTCTTGCTGCTGTAGGCCCGCTAGCGATGCTCGCCATCGAATTTGGCTGGATTTTTTCTGAAGTGGGCCGTCAGCCTTGGATTTTACGAGGATTTATGACCGTGGCTGAAGGGGCCACCACGTCACCGCACGTCGGTTTAATGTTTTTACTCTTCCTTGCCCTGTATATCGTCTTAGGAGTAGGATGCTTAGTTGTTCTCAGAAAAATATTTAAGAACAATCCTGCAGAACTTGAATTGGAAAGTCGCTACCCTCATGTAAAGGAGAGTGACAAAGAATGAGTTATGAATATATTGGGATCACGGTCCTCTGGTTATTTCTGTACGGATACTTGATCGTTGCTTCTATCGATTTCGGTGCCGGATTCTTTGCTTATTATGCCAGGCTGACGAAGCAGGACCATATTATTAATAAACTCATTTCAAGGTACCTTTCACCAGTATGGGAAGTGACCAACGTATTCTTTGTCTTTTTCTTCGTTGGTCTTGTCGGATTTTTCCCGGATACGGCATACTACTTCGGTCAATCCTTGCTCGTACCGGGAAGTATTGCGATCGTCCTGCTTGCGATACGCGGCTCTTTCTATGCATTTGAAAGTTATGGATCAAAAGATAACCATGTGTATATGTTTCTTTACGGAGCCACAGGCTTATTGATCCCAGCTTCGCTTGCTACCGCTATGACAATCTCAGAAGGAGGATTTATCGAAGAAACAGCAAATGGAGTTCACTTGATGATTGGCAAATTGCTGACCAGTCCGTACTCCTGGAGTGTGGTGCTGCTTGCGATTGTATCGGTACTATATATCAGCTCGACATTTCTTACCTATTATGCACATCGGGCCGATGATGACCCAGCCCTTGCTATCGTTCGCAAATATGCACTGTTCTGGAGTTCACCAACGATTATTGCCAGCTTAACAACGTTCATCGCATTAAGTCAGCATAACTTCGCTCATTTCCAAAAAGCCATTGAGCTTTGGTGGGTGTTCGGGCTTTCGGTTGCATTCTTTATGATCGGCTTATTTCTCATCTATCAAGGGAAGTATTATGGTTGGGCCTTCATCGCCGTGATGTTCCAGTTTTTCTTTGCTTTCTTTGGATATGGGGCTTCCCATCTACCTTATATCATCAAACCATTTGTCACGATTACGAATGGTGCTACGAATGAAACAATGGGCCTCACCTTAATTATTGCTTTTATAGGTGGACTGCTGTTGTTAATACCATCTCTAATCATGCTCATGCGTATGTTTTTATTCGATGCAGATTATGTCCAGGGAAAAAAATAGAGCCAGAGTCGTTAATTTATAAGGACGAATTCGATCTGTTCTTATCGATGAATTGTGATAAAATATGGATACATTGATTTGAAAAGTTGGAGGATGAAGCATGAAAAAGGACTTTGCAGTCGTAGGGCTGGGCCGCTTCGGCGGCAGTATATGCCGTGAACTCAATAATGAAGGCATGGAAGTGTTAGCCTTAGACTTGGATGAGGAAAAAGTAAATGAATACAGGGATATTGCCGCACACGCTGTTATAGCAGACTCGACAGATGAAAGTGTGTTAAAAGAGCTAGGGTTGGGTAACTTTGACCATGTCATCGTAGCGATTGGGGACAACATTTTATCCAGTATTCTAACCACGGTAATTCTCAAAGAACTAGGAATTGCGACGGTTACCGTCAAAGCACAAAATGATTATCACGAGAAAATTTTACGGAAAATCGGGGCAGACCATGTTGTTCACCCAGAGCGTGATATGGGTAAACGAATTGCCCATAACATTATCTCTAATAACATTCTCGATTATATTGAATTATCTGATGATCACAGCGTGGTAGAAGTTAAAGCTGGTGAAAGAATGAGTGGACAAACCCTTGTTGACCTGGATATCCGTGCCGAATACGGTTGTAACGTTGTAGCGATTAAGAGGGATAAAGACGTTATTGTTTCTCCGATGGCTACTGAGGAAATTCAGCATAGAGATGTGCTAATCGTCATAGGTGCCGATAAGGATATTAGTCGATTTGAGAAAAATTTAGTTGTGGAAAATTGAGGAAAGGCACCCTGGCCAGCGGGGTGTCTTTGGTTTATCTGTTGGTAATTTAGGATAAAGAGGAGGTATAGGCTAACTTGGAAAGGATGATAGAATATGTCTACTCAACGAACAGGAACAATATTAGCAGATCAACTTATAGACTGGGGAGTTAATCATGTATATGGTCTTCCTGGTGATTCGATTAACGAATTCATAGATGATCTAAGGAAAGAACAAGAGCGTATCAAATTCTTTCAAGTACGGCATGAAGAGACAGGTGCGCTTGCGGCTGCCGCCTATGCGAAATTGACAGGTAAACTGGGAGTTTGTTTGTCGATTGCCGGACCAGGCGGGATTCATCTCCTGAATGGCTTATACGACGCCAAAGGTGATGGGGCTCCTGTTCTGGCCATAGTCGGGCAGGTAAGCAGTGAAGCAGTTGGAACGGGAGCCTTTCAGGAGGTTAATCTGGAACGTTTGTTTGATGATGTCGCTGTTTACAATGAACGCGCTGAGACCGAAAGCCAGCTGCCTGATTTATTAAACCAGGCTATCCGTGAAGCTTATGCCAAAAAAGGGGTAGCGGTTTTAGTGGTGCCTGATGATCTTTTCTCTGTTAAGCAAAAGGACGAAGAAAGGCTGACCGCACAAGCCTATTATAAGCCGACGATTACCCCGAGGGATGAGCAGCTTAAAGAGGCTCGGCAATTGATTGAGAAGGCCGAAAATCCGGTCATACTTGCCGGAAAGGGAACGAGTGATTCTCAAACCGAACTTATCGATTTTGCTGAAACAATTAAAGCGCCCATCGTTCTTAGCTTACTTGCTAAGGGAGTAATTCCCGACAATCACCCTTACTGCTTAGGCCACCATGGACAAATTGGCACGAAACCAGCGTATAAAGCGATCAAAGAATGTGATCTGCTGCTATTAATCGGTACACAGTTTCCTTATCGCGATTTTCTGCCAGACCATGTGCAGGCGATCCAAATTGATAATGAACCTGAACATTTGGGTAAATATTATCCGATCGAGCTCGGAATAGCAGGGGACGCTAAACAGACACTCAGCGGCCTCACTAAATTGATCTCTCCACGAAGTGAGAATCCGAACCTTGAAAGGTATCAGGACATGATGAATCAGTGGAGAGTTTCCTTGCAAAAAGAAAAGCGTTCAGAAGAAGATCCACTCCACGCACCTCAAGTGATGTTTGAATTGGAAAAACATATGAAGTCACAAGCCATCGTGTCGACGGATGTGGGGAGTGTAACCGTGTGGGCATCGCGGTTCCTGCCATTAGTTGATCAAAAATTTCTGATTTCAGGCTGGCTTGCAACAATGGGAGTGGGGTTGCCTGGAGCGATTGCCGCCCAAATTGCCTACCCTGATCGCCAGGTGATT
This region includes:
- a CDS encoding cytochrome ubiquinol oxidase subunit I; this translates as MFFEDSVLMSRLLTFLTLGFHVIFATVGVGIPIMISIAEWIGIKKKDPHYTLLARRWTRGLTITVAVGVVTGTAIGLQLSLLWPSFMKVAGNVISLPLFMEVFAFFFEAIFLGAYLYTWDRFKNPIYHWLLSIPVVIGSTLSAFFITTVNAFMNAPQGFETEGDKLVAVDPFAAMFNPATPTKVAHVVSSSYLTSAAILATIAAFIMLVRKSSIYHKKALKLTVAATFIFAVATAVAGDSSAKYLAEYQPEKLAAGEWHFETEKNADLIVFGTLNENNEVENAIRIPGALSFLAHGDFNAPVEGLNETPEDERPPLWIHYMFDFMVMIGFYLVGISFLFLVFWKMKRWNEFNRWLLTGLAAVGPLAMLAIEFGWIFSEVGRQPWILRGFMTVAEGATTSPHVGLMFLLFLALYIVLGVGCLVVLRKIFKNNPAELELESRYPHVKESDKE
- a CDS encoding cytochrome d ubiquinol oxidase subunit II, with amino-acid sequence MSYEYIGITVLWLFLYGYLIVASIDFGAGFFAYYARLTKQDHIINKLISRYLSPVWEVTNVFFVFFFVGLVGFFPDTAYYFGQSLLVPGSIAIVLLAIRGSFYAFESYGSKDNHVYMFLYGATGLLIPASLATAMTISEGGFIEETANGVHLMIGKLLTSPYSWSVVLLAIVSVLYISSTFLTYYAHRADDDPALAIVRKYALFWSSPTIIASLTTFIALSQHNFAHFQKAIELWWVFGLSVAFFMIGLFLIYQGKYYGWAFIAVMFQFFFAFFGYGASHLPYIIKPFVTITNGATNETMGLTLIIAFIGGLLLLIPSLIMLMRMFLFDADYVQGKK
- a CDS encoding potassium channel family protein, translating into MKKDFAVVGLGRFGGSICRELNNEGMEVLALDLDEEKVNEYRDIAAHAVIADSTDESVLKELGLGNFDHVIVAIGDNILSSILTTVILKELGIATVTVKAQNDYHEKILRKIGADHVVHPERDMGKRIAHNIISNNILDYIELSDDHSVVEVKAGERMSGQTLVDLDIRAEYGCNVVAIKRDKDVIVSPMATEEIQHRDVLIVIGADKDISRFEKNLVVEN
- a CDS encoding pyruvate oxidase; the protein is MSTQRTGTILADQLIDWGVNHVYGLPGDSINEFIDDLRKEQERIKFFQVRHEETGALAAAAYAKLTGKLGVCLSIAGPGGIHLLNGLYDAKGDGAPVLAIVGQVSSEAVGTGAFQEVNLERLFDDVAVYNERAETESQLPDLLNQAIREAYAKKGVAVLVVPDDLFSVKQKDEERLTAQAYYKPTITPRDEQLKEARQLIEKAENPVILAGKGTSDSQTELIDFAETIKAPIVLSLLAKGVIPDNHPYCLGHHGQIGTKPAYKAIKECDLLLLIGTQFPYRDFLPDHVQAIQIDNEPEHLGKYYPIELGIAGDAKQTLSGLTKLISPRSENPNLERYQDMMNQWRVSLQKEKRSEEDPLHAPQVMFELEKHMKSQAIVSTDVGSVTVWASRFLPLVDQKFLISGWLATMGVGLPGAIAAQIAYPDRQVIGICGDGGFSMGMQDFVTAVKYDLPVKMVVLNNSKIAMIKYEQAQMGHETFETSLGEVDFAKFAEACGGEGYRIESYEDLSTRMEQAFLSDKPAIIDVVIEEQAPLPGHIDYVSAVNFSKYIIKHFFETGEMDLPDMSKSWERLK